The Parasegetibacter sp. NRK P23 genomic sequence ACCCGTTTTCAGCCACAGCAAAGTGGTGTTCACCATTGGTCAGAATACCTTTAAAGAATCGCTGGGAGAAGATTTCGTGAAGAAAGCAAACCTGAACGGCGCGCTGAAAGATAAGGACCTGGACGCATTCAAGGAAGCCAACAATACCGCCATGTTCCGTGGAGGCGCCACTTACGCCGACGCCATCACCTTTGGTGAAGAGAAAATAGAGAAGAAACTGCTCGATGAGTTCTCGAAAGTGAAAGGGAAGAAGGTGTTGCCCTTTAACGCGGAGTCTGATTTAACAGACTATTTGCAATTGTATAACGACCTTGCAAAGTAGTATTTTCACTACCGTTCTCACATCAAAAATTAGTTTGTGAAGTATAACAACCGCTGGCGTTCTTTCTTTGCTTGTACTGTAATGGCCGCCTTCGTTCTCACGGCCTGCAATAAACTGGATACCACTACCATCGGAAACGACCTTATACCGGTTGTGGACAATGTGAATACGTTCGATACCACGCTCGCCGTGGAAGCCAGGAACTTTTTCTACCCCGATAGCGTGAACGTGTATGCTTCTGATGTGCACGCGTTGGGCACGGTACTCACCGACCCGCTTTTCGGAACCACCACCGCTTCAATCCTGGCACAATTCAAGCCGGGTGCTTTTGGCACTTATCCTTTTCTCAATGCGAAGGATAGTATTGTGGCCATAGACTCGGTTGTGCTTGGCCTTTCCTACAAAGGCGCCTACGGCGATACCAACCTGCTCCAGCACATACGCGTGTATGAAGTGGATCCTTCTGAAAGGTTCTACCGCGGAGAGAAAACTACCGTGGATTACCCCATGTTCGGGCAACAGGTGAATGTTGGGAACGGTGTGGTGGACATCAGAACATTGAACGATTCAGCTACGGTTATTCTTGATAAGGATACCACTAAAATCGCGAACCAGCTCCGCATCCGTTTGGATACAACGCTGGTTGGAAGAGCTTATGCCGCTTATGATACGGCAAATGCCTTCCGCTCCGATTCCGCTTTCAACATCTACAACAAAGGTTTTGTAATTCTTACAGATTCAACCTATAGCTCCAACGGTCTGATGTATTTCAACCTCACGGAAGCGAATTCTAACCTGACCATATTTTACCGGGTAATCAAGAACGGAGTGATGGATACCGCTTATGTGGTGTTCCCGTTCGGAAACGTAGCCGGCAATGTATCGGCCCAGGCGAACATTATCAGAAGAAGGTATGATGGAACGCAGGTGAATACTTACGTGAACAACGGCACAACCCCTGATGACCTGGTATTTGTTCAGACCCTGCCCGGAACCACTACTACCATTGATGTGCCCGCCCTCACCGGAGGAACCATCTACAACCGGGTGGTACATAAAGCCGAGTTGATTATGGAACAGGTTACGGACGCTTCTGACGCTACTTTAGGAGCACCGGCATATTTATACCTTGACGCGTTTGATGATTCAGTTCACGTGGCGGTTATAGACCCGATGTTTTACAGCAACGGCACACCAGACTTCAGGTTGTTTGGCGGCTATTCTAAAACAATAAAAAGCGCTTCCGGTAGCAATGTTACAGGCTATACCTTTGATCTTACAAGGTATGTCCAGATGATCGCTACCAGGAACACGAAGAACCTGCAGTTCAGGCTTACAGCGCCAACCGCACCCAACAACAGGCTGAGCGCCTTCCATTTTAACCCGCTTTATCCGCAACCCGCTTATCCGGGTTCCACATTGGGTGTATTCAGCGTTTACCCCAACGCCGTAGCGAACGGCCGGGTTAGACTGGGCGGCGGAAACCACGCCACGAATAAGATGAGATTACGG encodes the following:
- a CDS encoding DUF4270 family protein; its protein translation is MKYNNRWRSFFACTVMAAFVLTACNKLDTTTIGNDLIPVVDNVNTFDTTLAVEARNFFYPDSVNVYASDVHALGTVLTDPLFGTTTASILAQFKPGAFGTYPFLNAKDSIVAIDSVVLGLSYKGAYGDTNLLQHIRVYEVDPSERFYRGEKTTVDYPMFGQQVNVGNGVVDIRTLNDSATVILDKDTTKIANQLRIRLDTTLVGRAYAAYDTANAFRSDSAFNIYNKGFVILTDSTYSSNGLMYFNLTEANSNLTIFYRVIKNGVMDTAYVVFPFGNVAGNVSAQANIIRRRYDGTQVNTYVNNGTTPDDLVFVQTLPGTTTTIDVPALTGGTIYNRVVHKAELIMEQVTDASDATLGAPAYLYLDAFDDSVHVAVIDPMFYSNGTPDFRLFGGYSKTIKSASGSNVTGYTFDLTRYVQMIATRNTKNLQFRLTAPTAPNNRLSAFHFNPLYPQPAYPGSTLGVFSVYPNAVANGRVRLGGGNHATNKMRLRIIYSKI